GGTTACCAACGCGGCCAACGCACACACCGGACACCACACCTGCTGGCACTTGCCGGTCCCGGGACCTCCGCCCGAAGTCATCGCCGCAGCCGCCCGCACCGCGGGGTCGATCCCGTCCAGGATTGCCTGCGCGAGCCTGCGCAGCTCGGGACCAACGTCGGTATGAGCCCCACTCACCTCGGCCACACCTCCGGATTTGGTCGGAAACGAACTGTCAGCTCACCACCCCGCAGATGCGCGTCCAGCACCGTGCACCTCCGCAGTACGGACGCCAACCGAACTCGGCGCCGCATCCCGCCCGAACTGATGATCAAGTCGTCGTCGGCCCGCCCCAGCGTCAGCGTCCCGGGATCGAGCTGGGGCAACGCTAGTCGCAGTCGGTATATCGACGCCAATCCCGACCCGGATTCCAGGTCCACGATAGGCCGCAGCGGGCCGGGCGGCGCACCTCCCCGACGCCGACGGGCACTGTCGAGCAGCCCGCCCAGCGCCTTGGGACCGATCGGCTCGCCGGCCACGTGCGGAACCAGCACGAGCGCCACGTCACCGATGGTGGCGTCGAGCTCATCGAGGACAGCGCGTTGCTCACAGATGCGTTCGGCATACCAGTAGAACGCCGGATGGTCGGGCAGACTGCGGTACTCGTAGTTCTCGTCTTGAACTAGAACCTGATTGACGAGCAGCTCTTCGACGCGCACACCCATGAGCACCAACGAACCCAGCGTCCGAGCCGCCTCAGCCGCGACCACCCGCTCCGGAGTCAGCACCAGGTGCGCACTGACCAAGGCACCGTCGGTTAGCAATGCGCTTAGCCGCTCGACGCTGGCGCTGATGCGTTCCAGCAGCTCCACCACCGCCGCTGAGCGGCGATCGTCGGCGGCGATGCTAAGCCTGCGATGCCGCGGCCACGCACGCTCGACGTACAGCCCGAAGGTGGCGGGCAGAGTCAACATCCGCAGGGCATCGGCAGTCGAGGCGCAGTCGACAACGATCCGATCCCATCGTCCAGCCGCAGCGAGTTCGCCGACGGCGTGCAGCCCCAGGACTTCCTGGATCCCTGGCAGCGCTGAGAGTTCTTCGGGCGCAATGCTGCTCAATTCGGAGCCGGGAAATCGCCGGTCCAGTGTCTCGACCACGTGCTGCCACCGGTCCTCCGACAGGGCCAGGGTATCCAGCGCCAGCGCGTCGAGAAATCCACCTCCGGCCTCGGGGTCGTAGGCGAGCACACGAACGGGATCACCCTGGCCGGTCGGCCGCACAGCGATGCCCAGTACATCGCCCAGCGAGTGCGCCTGATCGGTGGACACCACAAGCACTCGCTGACCGGCGCCCGCATCGCAAACCGCGGTAGCGGACGCCAGGGTGGATTTCCCTACCCCGCCTTTGCCAACGAAGAGGCTGATCCTTGCCGGGGCAGTGGAAAAGGATTCACTCAGCCCTCGACTCGTTTCTTCAGATCTTTCAACGCCCCGTCGATCAACCTGCGCTCGGCCTTGCGTTTGAGCATCCCGATCATCGGGATGGCAAGGTCGACCGAGAGTTCGTAGGTGACCTCAGTCCCAGAACCCTTGGGCGCCAGTCGATATGTCCCTTCGAGGGACTTCAGCAGCGAGCTGGATTCGAGAGTCCAGCTGAGCCATTGGCGGTCCGCCGGCCACTCGTAGGCCATGATCAAGGTGTCCTTGAAGATGGCTGCATCCATCAACATCCGCGCTCGCAGGGGGTAACCTTCGTCGTCGGCCTCCAGGATTTCGACTTCCTTGTACTCCGAAATCCATTCCGGGTAGGCCTCGACGTCGGCGATCGCCTTCATCACCTCACCCGGATGCGCATCGATGTAGATCGTCTGCGTCGTCTTGTCCGCCACCTAGCTACTTCCCCTTCCCCGCAAGCGGGTCGACCCCGGTCAACTGCGGGAGCTCCCGATCTCCCGGCAGAAACGGTACTCCTCGTGCCAACCCTGACCCGGTTAAATTACCGGAGAAACTCCAATGGGGCGTGCCCGTTCCAGCACTGTCTTGACCTCAAAGGCCATATTCTTACCCGCGACGCGGCGCCGGTGCGTCATTCTGGCCAAGTTCATCCGGGCCAGCTGCCAGGCGGCCATGCCGGTCGGTTCGGCATGCAGGAAGTAGTGCAACACCACCCCATCCAACGCCGGTTGCAGCCAGACCTCCATGGTGCCGGTCAGGGCGCCGGTAACCGCCCACCTGATTCCCTTCTCGGCACGATCTTCGGTGACCTGTAGCCGCAGATCAGGCCACCATCGACGCCAACTCGACCGATCGGCGACGGCGGCTCCGACCCGTTCGCCATCGGCGGCGACATACGTCTCATCCGCGATCTGGATGCTGTTCATCGCCTCAGCTTCACATACCCGCATCAGCGAGCGCCGCGCTGCCCCGAAGACGAGAACTTTACGCCGGCGGCAATCCGGATAGCGCCCGACCGGCCACGTCCGTGCTGCGCGTATGCCCGGATTAGGCTGTGTGTCAGCAAGCCAGCCACCGGAAATATCACATCAGGTGAAGCGAGGTTAAAGAGTGCGTGAGTTGAGCGTCCCTGCGCAATTCTCGGTCGGCGAGCACGACAATGTCGCGGCCGTAGTCTTCGAGCACGAGCGTGATGATCCTGACCACGTCATCTACCAGCGCCTAGTAGATGGCGTCTGGACCGATGTCACGTGCGCCGAGGCGGCAAACCAGATTCGTTCCGCGGCACTAGGCTTGATCGCGCTGGGCGTGCAGGGCGGCGACCGGGTAGTCATCTTCTCGGCCACCCGCTACGAGTGGGCGATTCTCGATCTCGCAATCCTGTCGGCGGGTGCGGTCACCGTGCCGATCTACGAGACGTCGTCGGCCGAGCAGGTGCGCTGGGTACTACAGAATTCAGAAGCGGTGGTGGCGTTCGCGGAAACCGACGCGCACGCGGCGACGGTCAACGAGCTCGCCGGCGAATTGCCCGCTTTGCGCCGGGTATTGCAGATCAACGGTTCGGGTTCTGGCGCCCTCGATCAGCTCGCCGAAGCCGGCGCATCGGTTGACCGGGCCGAACTGACCGCCCGGCTCGAGGCACTGCGGTCCGAGGACCCAGCGACCCTCATCTACACCTCAGGCACCACCGGACGACCCAAGGGCTGCCAACTCACACATTCGAACCTGCTGCACGAGATTCGCGGCACCCAGGAGTGCCTGCCCACGCTGTTGCGCCCGGGTCAGCGACTGTTGATCTTCCTGCCGCTGGCCCACGTGCTAGCGCGCGCACTCACACTGTCCGCGCTTGCCAGCAGATTGACCGTCGGATTCACGAGTGACATCAAGAATCTGGTGCCGATGCTCGCAGTGTTCAAACCGACGGTAGTGGTGTCGGTACCGCGAGTGTTCGAGAAGGTTTACAACACCGCGGAGCAGAACGCCACAAACGATGGCAAGGGGCGGATCTTCGCGATCGCCGCGCAGACGGCGGTCGACTGGAGCCGTGCCCACGACAGCGGCAAGCCGGGCTTGCTGCTGCGCGCCAAGCACGCCGTGTTCGACCGCCTGGTTTACCAGAAGCTACGCACGGCGCTGGGCGGCGACTGCCACGCGGCGGTCTCGGGTGGCGCACCGCTGGGTGCGCGGTTGGGCCACTTCTACCGCGGTGTGGGCCTGACCATTTACGAGGGATACGGCCTGACCGAGACCAGCGCGGCGATCACGGTCAATCAGATCGGGGCCGTGAAGATCGGAACTGTCGGAAAGCCGGTGCCGGGCAACACTCTGCGCATCGCCGACGACGGCGAGCTGTTGGCGCGCGGGGGGGTGGTGTTCAGCGGCTACTGGCGCAATGAGCAGGCGACCGCCGAGGCATTCACCGACGGGTGGTTCAAGACCGGTGATCTCGGCGCGCTCGACGAGGACGGGTTCTTGACGATCACCGGTCGCAAGAAGGAGATCATCGTCACAGCGGGTGGCAAGAATGTCGCCCCCGCGGTGTTGGAGGATCAGCTGCGGGCGCATCCCCTGATCAGCCAGGCGGTGGTCGTTGGGGACGCCAAACCGTTCGTCGGGGCGTTGATCACCATCGACCCCGAGGCGATCGGCGGCTGGAAGGAGCGCACCGGCAAGGCCGCTGACACCTCGGTCGGTGATCTGGCCACCGACCCCGATCTGGTCGCCGAGGTGGACGCGGCCGTGAAAACGGCCAACCAGGCGGTCTCGCATGCCGAGTCGATTCGCAAGTTCCGCATTCTGCCGGTCGACTTCAGCGAGGACACCGGTGAATTGACACCGACGATGAAGGTCAAACGCAAAGTGGTGGCCGAGAAGTTCGCTCCCGATATCGAAGCGATCTACGCCAAGGACTGAGAGTCGCGGCAGCTCCTCCCGGGCCGCTCAGCGGCCCGCATCGTCGCCGCGCAGGAGATCCGCCAGCCGGGTGGCCAGCGTGTCCCAGCGCCACTGAGCCGTGACCCATTCTCGGCCGGCGGCGCCCATCGCGGCGGCCCGGTCACGATCGATCAGCAGCTCGGCGACAGCGTCGGCGACCTTGTCCACCGAGTTGCCATCGACCACCAGCCCAGTCTTGTTGTGCTGCACCGTTTCCGGCGCTCCGCCAGATTGGCCGGCGATTACCGGCACGCCAGCGGCCGAGGCCTCGAGGAACACGATGCCCAAGCCCTCGACGTCCATTCCGGCGCCGCGGGTGCGGCAGGGCATCGCGAACACATCGGCCAGTGCGTGGTGGGCAGGCAGTTCGTCGGTTGCCACGCTGCCGGTGAATGTCACATGATCGGCCACTCCACAGTCGTGAGCCAGTTTGCGCAGCCTCTCCAGATACGGACCGCCGCCAACAACCACCAGCGCAGCTCCGTCGACGCGACGCCGGATCGACGACAGCGCCTTGATCAGAATGTCCTGGCCCTTGCGCGGCACTAACCGGGACAGGCACACCACCGTGGGCCGCTCGCCCAGCCGGTAGCGCTCCCGCAACTCGACGCGGGCGGCCGGATCGGGGCGGAACCGGTCGGTGTCCACCCCGGGCGGCAGGTATTCCAGCGACGCCGCGGGCCCGAAGGCAGGCGCAAACCTGGACCGTGTGTAGCAGCTGACGAAGGTCACCATGTCGGTCGCGTCACCGATGCGGCGCAGCACCGATCGTGCCACCGGAAGCATCGACCAGCCCACTTCGTGGCCGTGCGTGCTGGCCAGCACCCGGTTCGCTCCAGCCTGCCGGGCACGCGGGGCCAGCAGGGCCAGTGGTGCGGCCGCACCGAACCAGACGGTTTCGATGTCGTACTCGGCGATCAGCCGGCGCATCCGGACATCAACGGTGGGACCCGGCAGCATCAGCGTGCTGGGATGGCGCACCACCCGGTAGCCGGCGTCGCGGGCTGAGGCGTCGAACGCGTCGGCGCCCTTCCACTGGGGTGCGTACACCGTCACAGCATGCGACCCGGCTTGGGCCAGCCGACCGACGAACTCCCCCAGGTAGGACTGGATGCCGCCGCGTCGGGGCGGAAAGTCGTTGGTTACCAGCAGGACCCGGCTCACCTGGGTCAGGCTAGTCGGCCAGCCACCGCTGCCAACGCGCGAGCAGGCCAGCCGCGTCGATACCGAGCACCTGGCGGGTGGCGGTAGCCAGGTCGGAGTGTCCTACACCGCAGGTGGCCAGATACAGCTCACGTAGCTTGGCCGTCCCGTAGGCGTCAGCGACGAACCGAGCGAACCACCACGCACGGTCATATGCCAGCGAACGCTGCGGCCCGGGAGTGTCCAGGTCGGTGTCCGAGGGCATAGATTGCACCACCGACACCGCGTCCGTCGGCAACGTGGTCTTCGGCCGGGCAACAAAATCGGCTACCCCTTCGGTCAGCCACCGAGGGGCATCCAGGGCCGTGTCGGTCCGGGCAGCATAGTGAAAAAGCTCGTGGGCCAACACTATTCGCAGTCCGGTTTCGCTCATGTGCGCCGCGCCCGGCGCGAACACGATCCGTTGGCCGACCGCCGCCCGGCGGGCCGGATCGATACGGTCGACCACCGTGACCGCCGCTATGTCCGTCCATTGCGATGCCAAGCCCCCGCCAGCGGCGGCACGAAACTGTTCGTCCGTACCCGTGGCAACCACCGAGATATCGTGCGACCAATCAGCGCCCCAGAAGGCCACCACTTCGTTGACCGCAGCGTCGACGCTCGCCGCAACACGGAACAGCAGGCGATCGGTGGCCGGACCGCCGAGGCTGAGCAGCCAGACGGTGCGGTCGCCGGCGACCAATGGTGTGGCAAGTGTTCGGTCGGCTGGTGCGACCAACTGTGCGGGTTCTGCGCACCTACCGCACACCGGGTAGCCGGACAGTGCCGCCGCCGCAATCAGCTCAGCGACAAATATGGCGGCCAGCAGGATCCGAGCGGGGAGCCGCCTCGCGACGAGGCGGTCAGTAACGGCGGGCGTCGTAGATCGGACCCGACGAGTTCATCGGCACCACCCGCACCGGCACACCGTAGGTGGAGGAATGGACCATGAGTCCGTCACCGATGTAGATGCCGGCATGCGATGCATCCGAATAGAAGGTCAGCACATCGCCGGGCTGCAGATCCGACAGTGCCACCGGCTGACCGCCGTGGGCCAGCGCCTGGCTGGAGTGCGGCAACGCGATGCCGGCTTGCTGGAACGCCCACATCACCAATCCCGAGCAGTCGAACCCGCCGGGTGCGGCACCGCCCCATGCGTAGGGCTCTCCGACCTGAGTCAGCGCGGCCTGCACAACGGCCGCACGGTCGTCACCACCGCCACCAGGCGGCATGAATGGCATGGGCAACCCAGGCGCTCCACCGGGTTGTGGCGCCCCACCGGGTTGTGGCGCCCCACCGGGCGGTGGCGCCCCATCGGGTGCCGGAGGGCCCGCTGGCGGCGCACCGGGCGGTAATGCCCCAGGTGGGGCCCCGGGGGCGAGCACGGCAACCGCCGGGACCGGTCCGGGATCAGCGAGGGCCGTGCGCTGGTCCGGCGACAATGCGAGGTATTGCGACTTGACGACGGCCATCTGCACCTGCAGCTGACTCTGTTTGTGCTGCAGGTTCGCCCGCACCGCGGCAGCATGTTCGGCGGCGGACTTGGCCTCGGCCGCCGACTTGACCGCGGCCTGCTCAGCCTCGGCGGCCTGCTCTCCAGCGGCTTTGAAGCTGGCCATCTGCGTGGCCATTTGATGCGCCACTACCCGCTGCACCGATAGCCGGTCGATCAACAGTTGCGGCGACTCCGCCGTCAGGATCGCGTCCATACCGTCGGTGCGACCACCCATGTAGGTGGCGGCCGCGACCTTGTTAACCGCCGTCTGGAAAGTGGCCACGCGTGCTCTCGCCGCATCCAAGGCCGCCCTGTGGTCCGCGAGCTTCTCGTCGGCGGCCCGCTGGGCAGCGAGCTTATCGTTGAGATCCAGCTGTGCACTGTGCAGCGCCTCGGTGGTCTGCTCGGCCTGCCGAGACAGCTCGTTGAGCTTCGCCATTGCGTCGTCGGCCGGATCGGCCAGCACGTTCGCGGCCAAGACGCCGGACAGGACGGTGAAGCTCGCTAGGAAACCGATGGCCGACCGCATGATGACGCGCGCGATCGAACACCCACAGTCGAGCCTCAAAATTTGCTTCCTTAAACGGGCCATCGACGGATGCCGTCGAGCTGGTTTAGGTCTCAAACAGGTTACGAAACGATCTCGGAATTGTCCAAAGGGGGAAGTTAAGAAAATGGATAGATTTTTGTCATTCCGTTGTGAACGGCCGCACTTCTGCTATAGCGCTCCAGGTGTATAGGGACGCAATGACATTACGCGACACCGGATCCGCGATTGCGACGGATAGGGACAAGGCGCAACCTCGGAACCAACCCAACGTCGGCGAGCACTTCCAACGCAGCACGTTCGTCGGTCGACAGGGTCTCCGGTATCCCGAGCAGCACGCTGACGACACAGTCGCGGCATCGGAGTCCGCGCACCGCGCAATCATCGCAGTCGATAACCACCGGTGCCCCCGGCCCGGGCGTTGCGCCGCCATTGCTGTCGGGTCCACTGCTTGATGCCATTCGGGTCGTTCCTCTCGGTCTGGCTCATCGGGTTGTCCGAACGCTAACCGTGAGCACCGACACCTGCCGTTGGTCAAGCCAGTTGGCCAGCGACGCGAGTGACCGCCCGGCGTGGCAACGGCTCGGTGTCGGTGCAGATGCCTAGCGTCGCGGCCATGGGTACAACCGGTGGAACTCAGCTGAGTTTCACCGACCTGGCAGAAGCCCAGGGATCAGCCTGGGTCGCGGCCGAGGAAGTGTCGCTGCGCGAAACCACCTTCGTCGTGGTCGACCTGGAGACAACTGGTGGGCGTACCACGGGTACCGAAACGGCACCACCCGACGCCATCACCGAAATCGGGGCCGTCAAGGTACGCGGCGGCGCCGTGCTCGGTGAATTCGCCACCCTGGTAGACCCGCAACGCAGCATCCCGCCCCAGATCGTGCAACTCACCGGCATCACCACGGCCATGGTGTGTAACGCCCCGACGATCGACGCCGTCCTCCCGATGTTCCTCGAGTTCGCCGGTGACTCGGTGCTGGTCGCCCACAACGCCGGGTTCGACATCGGATTCCTGCGCGCCGCCGCGCGGCGGTGCGATATCACCTGGCCCCGACCGCAGGTGTTGTGTACGGTGCGGCTGGCCCGGCGGGTGCTGAGCCGAGAGGAAGCCCCCAGCGTGCGCCTGGCCGCGCTGGCGCGGCTATTCGCTGTCGCCAGCCAACCCACTCACCGCGCCCTCGACGATGCCCGCGCCACCGTCGACGTGTTGCACGCACTCATCGAACGGGTGGGCAGCCAGGGCGTCCACACCTATTCCGACCTGCGCTCATATCTGCCCGGCGTGACCCCGGCGCAACGCCGCAAACGGGTGCTCGCCGACGGACTGCCGCACCGGCCCGGGGTCTACCTGTTCCGCGGACCGTCGGGCGAGGTGCTCTACGTCGGCACCGCGGTCGACTTGCGGCGCCGGGTGAGCCAGTATTTCAACGGCACCGACCCCCGCGGGCGGATGAAAGAGATGGTCACGCTGGCCAACACAATCGACCATGTCGAGTGCGCGCACCCGCTGGAGGCCGGTGTCCGTGAGCTTCGGATGCTGGCGGCGCATGCCCCGCCCTACAACCGCCGGTCGAGGTTCCCCCACCGATGGTGGTGGGTGGCGCTCACCGATGAAGCGTTTCCGCGAATGTCAGTGGTCCGTGCCCCGCGACACGACCGCGTCGCCGGCCCATTCCGATCCCGCGCCGACGCCGCCCAGACCGCCGCCTTGCTGGCGCGGTTCACCCAGGTCCGAACCTGCACCACGCGGCTAGCGCGTTCGGCCCGGCACGGACCCGCTTGCCCCGAGCTCGAAGTGTTACCCTGCCCCGCCGCCCGCGACGTGGCAGCCGCGCAATACGCGGCGGCACCGCAGCGGGCAGCGGCGATGATCGACGGGCTGGACAACACGGCGCTGGCCGCGGCCGTTCATCGGGTCAGTGCGCTCGCCGAATGCCGTCGCTATGAGAGCGCCGCCCGACTGCGCGACCACGTCGCCACCGCCATCGAAGCACTATGGCGGGGCCAGCGATTGCGCGCGCTGGCCGCGCTGCCCGAACTGGTGGCCGCCGCACCTGACGGCAGTGGCGGATACCAGCTCGCCGTCGTCCGGCACGGCCAGCTTGCAGCAGCCGGCACCGCACCGCGCGGAGTGCCGCCGATGCCCGTGGTCGAGGCCATCCACGGCGGCGCCCAGGCAATCCTGCCCGCTCCGGCGCCGCTGGGCGGGGCGCTGGTCGAAGAGATCGCACTCATCGCCCGCTGGCTGGCCGGGCCGGGGGTGCGCATCGTCCGGGTCGCGGACGGGGCTGCGGGATGGACCTCACCGCTTGGCTCCGCCGGCCCGTGGGCGGCCTGGGCGGAAACGGCGCGCTCGGCCCGGTTGGCCGGTGAGCAGATCATCAGGGGCCGGCAGTCAGACCCGCTGGCTGAATCGCGCCCATCGCGCGAGCAACTGTTCGGCCGCACCGGTGTCGATCGCCGTGCTGGCCCGTCGCAGCCCATCCTCCCAGGCCGGCACCCATTCAGCGCGGCTGGATAGTCCGGCGTGGGCGACGATCGCACCGGCTGCATTGAGCACAACGGCGTCCCGGACCGGGCCCCGGGCACCGCCCAGCACGGCGCGCACCTCCGCCGCGTTGGCGTGCGCGTCGCCTCCCCGCAGCTGGTCAACCTGGGCGCGGGCAAACCCGAATCCGGCCGGATCAAAGGTCAGCTTGTCCACGGTGCCCGCCTGAACGCGCCAAATGGTGCTCGTCGTGGTGGTGGTCAACTCGTCGAGCCCGTCGTCCCCGTGCACCACCAGCACACTGGACCGGCGCGCAGCGAACACCCCGGCCATCACCTCGGCGAGGTCGGCAAACGCGCAACCAATCAAGCCCGCCCGGGGCCGGGCCGGATTGGTCAGCGGCCCAAGGAGATTGAACACGGTGGGCACCCCGATCTCGCGGCGCACCGCGGCTGCGTGCCGGTAGGACGGATGAAACTTCGGCGCGAAGCAGAACCCGATTCCGACTTCGGCGAGGCTACGTGCAACCTGGTCGGGTCCCAGGTCGATGCGCACCCCCAGCGCCTCCAACGTGTCCGCGCCGCCGGACAACGAGGACGCCGCCCGGTTGCCGTGTTTGACCACTGGCACGCCCGCAGCCGCCACCACCATCGCGGCCATGGTGGACAGGTTGACCGTGTTGACCCCATCGCCGCCGGTCCCGACGACGTCGACGGTGTCGTCAGGGATCGCGTCGGTGGGCATCGGACGCGCGTGATTGAGCATGACGCCGGCCAGCTCACCGACTTCGTCGGCGGTCGGAGCCTTCATCATCATCGCGACTGCGAAGGCGGCGATGAGCGCCGGCCGCACATTGCCGGTCATGATTTGGTCCATGGCCCAGGCAGCCTGGCCCTGCACCAGGTCCCGTCTGTCGGTCAACCGACCGAGAATCTGCGGCCAGGACGGCGCAGACACGGCTTCAGCCCCTGAAGAAGCCTCAGATGACAGAGCCACGCGCTGATGGTCCCATGTGGATCGATCTACCCCAACCCCGCCCAGAACACGTCGCGACCGCGCCGACCACGACGCCGGTGAGACGCGCGGAACTGAACTACTGAAATTCCTGACCCGGGTAGAGTTCGACAACTACAAAGCGTCATACTTGCGGATGTGACGAGTGCTGTAGGGACCTCGGGTACTGCCATCACGTCGCGCGTGCATTCGCTGAATCGGCCAAACATGGTCAGTGTCGGCACCATCGTGTGGCTATCCAGCGAGTTGATGTTCTTTGCTGGGCTGTTCGCGTTCTATTTCTCGGCGCGAGCTCAAGCCGGCGGGAACTGGCCGCCGCCACCGACGGAGTTGAATCTCTACCAGGCCGTCCCGGTCACGCTCGTCTTGATCGCCTCGTCGTTCACCTGCCAGATGGGCGTGTTCGCGGCCGAGCGCGGCGACGTCTTCGGGCTGCGCCGCTGGTATGTGATTACGTTCCTGATGGGCCTGTTCTTCGTTCTGGGCCAGGCCTACGAGTATCGCAACTTGGTGTCGCACGGGACGAGCATCCCCAGCAGTGCATATGGCAGCGTGTTCTATCTGGCTACCGGCTTCCACGGACTGCACGTCACCGGCGGCCTAATCGCCTTCATCTTCCTGCTGGTACGCACCGGGATGAGCAAGTTCACCCCGGCGCAGGCCACGGCCAGCATCGTCGTCTCTTACTACTGGCATTTCGTCGACATCGTGTGGATCGCGCTGTTCACCGTGATCTATTTCATCCGATGAGCCGGCGTCCGACGAACATCCCACGAACAGGAGTGCTCGGTTGAAGAAACTGAGGTTCACCCGATCCGGTGGCGGCAAGAGTGGTCGCGCGAGACGGCGCCTTCGCCGCCGATTGTCGGGCGGACTGCTGCTGCTGATAGCGCTGACCATCGCCGGTGGGCTGGCGGCTGTCCTGACCCCTACCCCACAGGTGGCCGTCGCCGACGAGTCCACCTCGGCGTTGCTGCGCACGGGCAAACAACTTTTCGACACCTCATGCATCTCCTGCCACGGCGCCAACCTGCAGGGTGTACCCGACCACGGGCCGAGTCTGATCGGCGTCGGCGAGGCGGCCGTCTACTTCCAGGTGTCGACCGGACGGATGCCGGCCATGCGCGGTGAGGCTCAGGCGCCGCGCAAAGATCCGATCTTCGACGAAGCACAGATCGACGCGGTCGGCGCCTACGTGCAAGCCAATGGCGGCGGTCCGACCGTGGTGCGCAACCCCGATGGCAGCCTCGCAATGCAGTCCCTACGTGGAAACGACCTCGGCCGCGGCGGCGACTTGTTCCGGCTCAATTGCGCCTCATGCCACAACTTCACCGGCAAGGGCGGAGCGTTGTCCTCCGGCAAGTACGCGCCCGATCTGGCGCCCGCCAATGAACAGCAAATCCTCACCGCGATGCTGACCGGCCCGCAGAACATGCCGAAGTTCGCCAATCGCCAGCTCTCCTTCGAGGCGAAGAAGGACATCATCGCCTATGTGAAAGTGGCCACCGAAGCACGGCAACCGGGCGGTTACCTGCTTGGTGGATTCGGACCCGCACCCGAGGGCATGGCGATGTGGATCATTGGGATGGTCGCCGCCATCGGGCTGGCACTGTGGATTGGGGCGCGATCATGAGCGACGGATCCAACCCGAAAGACGGCGCTAAAGACGCCGCGGCACAACGTGAACCGGACGAATCCGCGCTGGCCGCGATGTCGAACCAGGAACTGCTCGCACTGGGCGGCAAGCTTGATGGTGTCGGAATCGCCTACAAGGAGCCTCGCTGGCCGATCGAGGGCACCAAAGCCGAGAAGCGCGCCGAGCGTTCGGTGGCGCTGTGGTTTTTGCTGGGTGGTGCGTTCGGGGTAG
The nucleotide sequence above comes from Mycobacterium decipiens. Encoded proteins:
- a CDS encoding ArsA family ATPase, translated to MSESFSTAPARISLFVGKGGVGKSTLASATAVCDAGAGQRVLVVSTDQAHSLGDVLGIAVRPTGQGDPVRVLAYDPEAGGGFLDALALDTLALSEDRWQHVVETLDRRFPGSELSSIAPEELSALPGIQEVLGLHAVGELAAAGRWDRIVVDCASTADALRMLTLPATFGLYVERAWPRHRRLSIAADDRRSAAVVELLERISASVERLSALLTDGALVSAHLVLTPERVVAAEAARTLGSLVLMGVRVEELLVNQVLVQDENYEYRSLPDHPAFYWYAERICEQRAVLDELDATIGDVALVLVPHVAGEPIGPKALGGLLDSARRRRGGAPPGPLRPIVDLESGSGLASIYRLRLALPQLDPGTLTLGRADDDLIISSGGMRRRVRLASVLRRCTVLDAHLRGGELTVRFRPNPEVWPR
- a CDS encoding SRPBCC family protein, producing the protein MADKTTQTIYIDAHPGEVMKAIADVEAYPEWISEYKEVEILEADDEGYPLRARMLMDAAIFKDTLIMAYEWPADRQWLSWTLESSSLLKSLEGTYRLAPKGSGTEVTYELSVDLAIPMIGMLKRKAERRLIDGALKDLKKRVEG
- a CDS encoding polyketide cyclase / dehydrase and lipid transport, which encodes MNSIQIADETYVAADGERVGAAVADRSSWRRWWPDLRLQVTEDRAEKGIRWAVTGALTGTMEVWLQPALDGVVLHYFLHAEPTGMAAWQLARMNLARMTHRRRVAGKNMAFEVKTVLERARPIGVSPVI
- a CDS encoding AMP-dependent synthetase/ligase, whose amino-acid sequence is MRELSVPAQFSVGEHDNVAAVVFEHERDDPDHVIYQRLVDGVWTDVTCAEAANQIRSAALGLIALGVQGGDRVVIFSATRYEWAILDLAILSAGAVTVPIYETSSAEQVRWVLQNSEAVVAFAETDAHAATVNELAGELPALRRVLQINGSGSGALDQLAEAGASVDRAELTARLEALRSEDPATLIYTSGTTGRPKGCQLTHSNLLHEIRGTQECLPTLLRPGQRLLIFLPLAHVLARALTLSALASRLTVGFTSDIKNLVPMLAVFKPTVVVSVPRVFEKVYNTAEQNATNDGKGRIFAIAAQTAVDWSRAHDSGKPGLLLRAKHAVFDRLVYQKLRTALGGDCHAAVSGGAPLGARLGHFYRGVGLTIYEGYGLTETSAAITVNQIGAVKIGTVGKPVPGNTLRIADDGELLARGGVVFSGYWRNEQATAEAFTDGWFKTGDLGALDEDGFLTITGRKKEIIVTAGGKNVAPAVLEDQLRAHPLISQAVVVGDAKPFVGALITIDPEAIGGWKERTGKAADTSVGDLATDPDLVAEVDAAVKTANQAVSHAESIRKFRILPVDFSEDTGELTPTMKVKRKVVAEKFAPDIEAIYAKD
- the pimB gene encoding GDP-mannose-dependent alpha-(1-6)-phosphatidylinositol monomannoside mannosyltransferase, whose amino-acid sequence is MSRVLLVTNDFPPRRGGIQSYLGEFVGRLAQAGSHAVTVYAPQWKGADAFDASARDAGYRVVRHPSTLMLPGPTVDVRMRRLIAEYDIETVWFGAAAPLALLAPRARQAGANRVLASTHGHEVGWSMLPVARSVLRRIGDATDMVTFVSCYTRSRFAPAFGPAASLEYLPPGVDTDRFRPDPAARVELRERYRLGERPTVVCLSRLVPRKGQDILIKALSSIRRRVDGAALVVVGGGPYLERLRKLAHDCGVADHVTFTGSVATDELPAHHALADVFAMPCRTRGAGMDVEGLGIVFLEASAAGVPVIAGQSGGAPETVQHNKTGLVVDGNSVDKVADAVAELLIDRDRAAAMGAAGREWVTAQWRWDTLATRLADLLRGDDAGR
- the ripC gene encoding peptidoglycan hydrolase RipC, which gives rise to MRLDCGCSIARVIMRSAIGFLASFTVLSGVLAANVLADPADDAMAKLNELSRQAEQTTEALHSAQLDLNDKLAAQRAADEKLADHRAALDAARARVATFQTAVNKVAAATYMGGRTDGMDAILTAESPQLLIDRLSVQRVVAHQMATQMASFKAAGEQAAEAEQAAVKSAAEAKSAAEHAAAVRANLQHKQSQLQVQMAVVKSQYLALSPDQRTALADPGPVPAVAVLAPGAPPGALPPGAPPAGPPAPDGAPPPGGAPQPGGAPQPGGAPGLPMPFMPPGGGGDDRAAVVQAALTQVGEPYAWGGAAPGGFDCSGLVMWAFQQAGIALPHSSQALAHGGQPVALSDLQPGDVLTFYSDASHAGIYIGDGLMVHSSTYGVPVRVVPMNSSGPIYDARRY
- the trpD gene encoding anthranilate phosphoribosyltransferase gives rise to the protein MALSSEASSGAEAVSAPSWPQILGRLTDRRDLVQGQAAWAMDQIMTGNVRPALIAAFAVAMMMKAPTADEVGELAGVMLNHARPMPTDAIPDDTVDVVGTGGDGVNTVNLSTMAAMVVAAAGVPVVKHGNRAASSLSGGADTLEALGVRIDLGPDQVARSLAEVGIGFCFAPKFHPSYRHAAAVRREIGVPTVFNLLGPLTNPARPRAGLIGCAFADLAEVMAGVFAARRSSVLVVHGDDGLDELTTTTTSTIWRVQAGTVDKLTFDPAGFGFARAQVDQLRGGDAHANAAEVRAVLGGARGPVRDAVVLNAAGAIVAHAGLSSRAEWVPAWEDGLRRASTAIDTGAAEQLLARWARFSQRV